A region of Pyxidicoccus parkwaysis DNA encodes the following proteins:
- a CDS encoding alpha/beta fold hydrolase — MMRRGPWLSLAVLLLGSSLAQAQDEVPGPRGRTQAVQIISELRKIVAPEGLERTEKIRIGGIDQWVSVRSRDLRNPVLLVLHGGPGWVAMPTSWYVAHGWDEFFTVVQWDQRGAGKTYLANDPATVTPTLTVDQLHADAEEVVQWARKTFGKKKVFVLGHSWGSILGLTLAQKHPEWLHAYIGVGQAIDASESERRGWAWTMEQARAAKNEQAIRDLESIAPYAVGKEPVPLKDIMVQRRWLNFFGGAAYRRPDASFEGAAAALSPEYTDEEASQMWKAEELSVERLLSTVLATDLSHVKRLKTPLILFLGRHDYNVSATVAAEWFAGVKAPSKQLVWFEQSAHEVMAEEPGKVLLSLVRYARPIAERARDVAP, encoded by the coding sequence ATGATGCGTCGAGGTCCGTGGCTGTCGCTGGCGGTGCTGCTGTTGGGGAGCTCTCTCGCACAGGCGCAGGATGAGGTACCGGGCCCCCGTGGCCGGACCCAGGCGGTCCAGATCATCTCCGAGCTGCGAAAAATCGTGGCGCCCGAGGGCCTGGAGCGCACGGAGAAGATCCGCATCGGCGGCATCGACCAATGGGTCTCCGTCCGCAGCCGCGACCTGCGCAACCCGGTGCTGCTCGTGCTTCACGGCGGCCCCGGCTGGGTGGCCATGCCGACGAGCTGGTACGTCGCGCACGGCTGGGACGAGTTCTTCACCGTCGTCCAGTGGGACCAGCGCGGCGCGGGCAAGACGTATCTCGCGAACGACCCGGCCACCGTCACCCCGACGCTCACCGTCGACCAGCTGCACGCCGATGCCGAGGAGGTCGTCCAATGGGCGCGCAAGACCTTCGGCAAGAAGAAGGTCTTCGTCCTGGGCCATAGCTGGGGAAGCATCCTCGGGCTCACGTTGGCGCAGAAGCATCCCGAATGGCTTCACGCCTATATCGGCGTCGGCCAGGCCATCGACGCGAGCGAGAGCGAGCGACGTGGCTGGGCCTGGACGATGGAGCAGGCCCGCGCCGCGAAGAACGAGCAGGCCATCCGCGACCTCGAGTCCATCGCGCCCTATGCCGTTGGCAAGGAGCCGGTGCCGCTGAAGGACATCATGGTGCAGCGCCGCTGGCTCAACTTCTTCGGGGGAGCCGCGTATCGCCGTCCGGATGCGAGCTTCGAGGGCGCGGCGGCGGCGCTGTCACCCGAGTACACCGACGAGGAAGCGAGCCAGATGTGGAAGGCCGAGGAGCTCTCCGTCGAGCGGCTTCTCTCCACCGTCCTGGCGACGGACCTGTCGCACGTGAAGCGGCTGAAGACGCCGCTCATCCTGTTCCTCGGACGCCACGACTACAACGTCTCGGCGACAGTCGCGGCGGAGTGGTTCGCGGGCGTCAAGGCACCGTCGAAGCAGCTCGTCTGGTTCGAGCAGTCGGCGCACGAGGTGATGGCGGAGGAGCCGGGCAAGGTGCTGCTCTCGCTCGTCCGCTACGCCCGTCCGATTGCCGAGCGCGCCAGGGACGTTGCGCCCTGA
- the tmk gene encoding dTMP kinase: MSAARKAARKGRFIVLEGLDGAGTTTQVERLAAVLRAEGHAVLTTREPSDGPVGTMIRQALTGRLGLPHGAGPLSQETLALLFAADRTDHLTARVLPALAEGKVILCDRYVLSSLAYQGASLPMEWVDAVNACAVPPDLTLFVGVKPEVAARRRAARGGAPELFEADEAQRRIAKQYVAAIKLRETRERIVHIDGEQGIEAVTEASMKEIRKLLGRKR, encoded by the coding sequence GTGAGTGCCGCGAGGAAGGCCGCCCGGAAGGGGCGGTTCATCGTCCTGGAAGGGCTCGACGGCGCCGGCACCACCACGCAGGTGGAGCGGCTGGCGGCCGTGCTGCGCGCGGAGGGGCACGCGGTGCTCACCACGCGCGAGCCCTCGGACGGGCCCGTGGGCACCATGATTCGCCAGGCCCTCACGGGGCGGCTGGGCCTGCCTCATGGGGCGGGGCCGCTGTCTCAGGAGACGCTGGCGCTGCTGTTCGCGGCGGACCGCACGGACCACCTCACGGCGCGGGTGCTGCCGGCGCTGGCCGAGGGCAAGGTCATCCTGTGTGACCGCTACGTGCTGTCGTCGCTCGCGTACCAGGGGGCGTCGCTGCCCATGGAGTGGGTGGACGCGGTGAATGCGTGCGCGGTGCCGCCGGACCTGACGCTCTTCGTGGGCGTGAAGCCCGAGGTGGCCGCCCGCCGTCGCGCGGCGCGGGGCGGAGCACCGGAGCTCTTCGAGGCGGACGAGGCGCAGCGGCGGATTGCCAAGCAGTACGTGGCCGCCATCAAGCTGCGCGAGACGCGCGAGCGCATCGTCCACATCGACGGTGAGCAGGGCATCGAGGCGGTGACAGAGGCCTCGATGAAGGAGATTCGCAAGCTGCTCGGCCGGAAGCGCTGA